The proteins below are encoded in one region of Alkaliphilus flagellatus:
- a CDS encoding DNA polymerase, protein MTVLQIDLETYSSVDLIKSGVYRYVEAPDFEILLFGYAYDDEPVKVVDLTAFEDLPDRVLSDLVNPDVIKTAYNANFERTCISKHFGIKCDPSQWQCTSVWALTLGLPGNLSDVAKVLKLDAQKDMRGKNLIKYFSVPCKPTKTNGKRTRNYPHHDPEKWQQYIEYNLQDVVVEREIRCKLERFPVPKHEWNLWALDQKINDLGVRLDPVLVKQAIACDEQYKSLLIQEAKELTGLDNPNSDTQLKNWLAIQGLETPEGLGKDIVPSLLDQAPNEEVKKMLELRREMGKTSVSKYNAMERSVCEDSRIKGVFQFCGANRTWRWAGRIFQPQNLPQNKIEDLEIARETLRNGDFDLLEMMYGSPLFILSQLIRTALIPSDGCRFIVSDFSAIEARVIAWLADEKWVLDVFKGHGKIYEATAAQMFKVPIETIVKGHENYSLRAKGKVATLACGYSGGPPALIAMGALKSGIPEEDLPGIIKQWRNANPNIVKLWYAAENAAIEAIQSKTTVKLAHGVQYRFEAGILFADLPSGRSLAYVNPRLKYDSKFNKDGIVFDGMEQTKKKWSANRTYGGRLVENLIQAIARDCLAESLTRLDKEGYKIVMHVHDEVVLDVPIGTGSVEHVTAIMGQEIDWAKALPLKAAGFECDFYQKD, encoded by the coding sequence ATGACTGTCTTGCAAATAGACTTAGAGACGTATTCTAGTGTAGATCTTATTAAAAGTGGAGTTTATAGATACGTAGAGGCACCGGACTTTGAGATATTGCTGTTTGGCTATGCCTATGATGATGAACCTGTAAAGGTAGTAGATTTAACTGCATTTGAAGATTTACCGGATCGTGTGTTATCTGACCTAGTAAATCCTGATGTTATTAAAACAGCATATAATGCAAACTTTGAACGGACTTGTATTTCTAAGCATTTTGGAATTAAATGCGATCCATCACAATGGCAATGTACATCTGTATGGGCATTAACTTTAGGATTACCTGGGAATCTATCTGATGTAGCAAAAGTATTAAAACTTGATGCTCAAAAGGATATGCGAGGTAAAAACTTAATTAAATATTTTTCTGTGCCTTGTAAACCAACTAAGACTAACGGAAAAAGAACTAGGAACTACCCACACCATGATCCTGAGAAATGGCAACAGTACATAGAGTATAATCTTCAGGACGTTGTGGTAGAAAGAGAAATTAGATGTAAATTAGAGAGATTTCCAGTACCAAAACACGAGTGGAATCTTTGGGCATTGGACCAAAAGATAAATGATTTAGGCGTTAGGCTTGACCCTGTATTAGTTAAACAAGCAATTGCATGTGACGAACAGTATAAGAGTCTACTAATACAAGAAGCTAAAGAATTGACAGGGCTAGATAATCCAAATAGTGACACTCAACTTAAGAATTGGCTAGCGATTCAGGGATTGGAAACTCCTGAAGGTTTAGGAAAAGATATTGTACCTAGCTTATTGGATCAAGCACCTAATGAGGAAGTAAAGAAAATGTTGGAACTTAGAAGAGAAATGGGAAAAACAAGTGTAAGTAAATATAATGCTATGGAGCGGAGTGTATGTGAAGATAGTCGAATAAAAGGTGTATTTCAATTTTGTGGTGCTAATCGTACTTGGAGATGGGCTGGGCGTATTTTTCAACCACAAAACCTACCTCAGAATAAAATTGAAGATTTAGAAATAGCCAGAGAAACTTTGCGTAATGGAGATTTTGATTTATTGGAAATGATGTATGGATCACCACTCTTTATTCTTTCACAGCTTATCAGGACTGCTTTAATTCCATCAGACGGGTGTAGGTTCATAGTATCAGATTTTAGTGCAATAGAGGCTCGTGTTATTGCATGGTTGGCTGATGAAAAATGGGTGTTAGATGTATTTAAAGGTCATGGAAAAATCTATGAGGCTACAGCTGCACAAATGTTTAAGGTACCTATTGAAACTATTGTAAAAGGACATGAAAATTATTCTCTACGTGCTAAAGGAAAAGTAGCTACATTAGCCTGTGGTTATTCAGGCGGACCGCCAGCATTAATAGCCATGGGGGCATTGAAAAGTGGTATACCTGAAGAAGATTTACCAGGCATAATTAAGCAATGGCGTAATGCCAATCCAAACATCGTTAAATTGTGGTATGCTGCTGAAAATGCTGCTATTGAGGCAATACAAAGTAAAACCACAGTGAAGTTAGCACATGGGGTTCAATATAGATTTGAAGCGGGGATTTTATTTGCAGATTTACCTAGTGGGAGAAGTTTAGCCTATGTTAACCCAAGATTAAAATATGACTCCAAATTTAATAAAGACGGAATTGTATTCGATGGTATGGAACAAACAAAGAAAAAGTGGTCTGCAAACCGTACTTATGGCGGCCGACTAGTGGAGAACCTTATCCAAGCAATAGCTAGGGACTGTTTAGCAGAGAGCTTAACTAGGCTAGATAAGGAAGGATATAAGATAGTAATGCATGTACATGACGAGGTAGTACTTGATGTACCTATAGGTACTGGTTCTGTTGAACACGTGACTGCTATTATGGGACAAGAAATAGATTGGGCTAAAGCATTACCACTTAAAGCAGCAGGGTTTGAGTGTGATTTTTATCAGAAAGATTAA
- a CDS encoding nucleoside triphosphate pyrophosphohydrolase family protein yields the protein MHDIKLPVLEKNDRWSEHVLKLTEEYNELLCAFLKEDSIRFEDVIEETLDLIQVCIGILDKLDTDRPGIVRLSAMKHIEKLHSRGWKFKKWLYINED from the coding sequence ATGCACGATATAAAATTGCCAGTACTAGAAAAGAATGATAGATGGTCAGAACACGTTTTGAAATTAACAGAAGAATATAATGAGTTGCTTTGTGCATTCCTTAAAGAAGATAGTATACGGTTTGAAGATGTTATAGAAGAAACATTAGATTTAATTCAAGTTTGTATTGGGATTTTAGACAAGCTTGATACAGATAGACCTGGAATTGTTAGATTATCAGCAATGAAACACATTGAAAAATTACACTCTAGAGGCTGGAAATTTAAGAAATGGCTCTATATAAACGAAGATTAG
- a CDS encoding virulence-associated E family protein, protein MQELDISFGKHRADTNWKPQYLTWDEFIELLRKVRRTNETMAQYDKMHNIGRGKIKDGPAFVGGLVRGGRRKKENIDTRSLITLDADHADEDFLFAVELVLGGSAYAVYSTHSHRSDKPKYRLIIPTDRAMSPDEYAAVSRKVAENISMEYFDKTTFDVHRLMYLPSCSKDAEPLLEISEGDYLEVDSILGEYDDWQDPLSWPRHESDKVQRQTSKRMEDPRAKNGVVGAFCRCYSISEAIEKFLPGIYEPVDDSLNRYTYVGASSHGGLVIYDEDTFAYSHHESDPCGGREVNSFDLVRLHKFGKLDDKASEKTNITKLPSYVAMLAFASSDGKVKRNRLSELSEDFADIETDEEEEDDWISKLKVNEKTGLPLSTSKNAEIILSHGPFKGVLAYDAFGNTEVIRDDLPWRKRERPYEDYEPWLGADDRRMEHYFGKNYEFKSSSTIKNAFTEVAHMNKFHPIIDYLEAQQWDGISRLESLFIDYLGAEDSLYIREVTRKMFVAAVKRLYEPGCKFDYMMVLVGPQGCGKSTIIQMLARNWFSDSLKTFDTKDAGEHLQSAWIFEFGELAGMTKTEVDEIKQFITKRSDKYRVAYDRVVTDFPRKCVFFGTTNNWNFLKDPTGNRRFWPVNVDPAKRTKSIFEDLTEYDIGQMWAETLEAYKAGESLILSPEVDKEAAKIQGLHMEDDPRVGLIQEWLETPIEDDMGQSTGQLRTRVCASQVWAECLHNKTSSIRPWEAREISDILRRIPGWKERKTRARIPGYGAQNVFERV, encoded by the coding sequence ATGCAAGAATTAGATATAAGCTTTGGAAAACATCGGGCAGATACTAACTGGAAACCCCAATACCTAACATGGGATGAATTTATAGAACTTCTACGAAAAGTACGTAGGACTAATGAAACTATGGCTCAATACGATAAGATGCACAATATTGGTAGAGGGAAAATAAAAGATGGGCCTGCATTTGTAGGTGGATTAGTACGAGGCGGTAGAAGGAAAAAAGAAAATATAGATACACGAAGCCTGATAACACTTGATGCAGATCACGCTGACGAAGATTTCCTATTCGCTGTAGAATTGGTGCTAGGAGGGTCAGCTTATGCTGTCTACTCCACCCACAGCCATAGATCTGATAAGCCTAAATACAGACTGATTATACCTACAGATCGTGCTATGAGTCCTGACGAGTATGCTGCAGTTAGTAGAAAGGTAGCAGAAAATATAAGTATGGAGTACTTCGATAAAACTACTTTTGATGTTCACAGGCTTATGTATTTACCAAGCTGTAGTAAAGATGCGGAGCCTTTACTTGAGATATCAGAAGGAGATTATTTAGAAGTAGATAGTATTTTAGGAGAGTATGATGATTGGCAAGATCCATTATCGTGGCCACGACATGAAAGCGATAAAGTACAAAGACAAACATCTAAACGCATGGAAGATCCTAGAGCTAAAAATGGAGTAGTAGGGGCATTTTGTAGATGTTATTCCATTAGTGAGGCAATAGAGAAGTTTCTCCCAGGTATATATGAGCCTGTAGATGATAGTTTAAATAGATATACCTATGTAGGCGCTAGTAGCCACGGAGGATTAGTTATTTACGATGAAGATACTTTTGCCTATAGTCACCATGAGAGTGATCCCTGTGGAGGTAGGGAGGTAAATTCATTCGATTTAGTTAGGCTTCATAAGTTTGGTAAATTGGATGATAAAGCTAGTGAGAAAACTAATATTACTAAACTACCTAGTTATGTAGCTATGTTAGCTTTTGCATCTAGCGATGGAAAAGTAAAGCGGAATAGATTATCAGAGTTATCTGAGGACTTTGCTGATATTGAAACTGATGAAGAAGAGGAAGACGATTGGATAAGTAAACTTAAAGTAAATGAGAAAACGGGTCTACCTTTGTCTACTTCAAAGAATGCAGAAATAATTTTAAGTCATGGCCCTTTTAAAGGGGTATTAGCTTATGATGCCTTTGGTAACACAGAGGTTATAAGAGACGATTTGCCCTGGCGAAAGAGGGAAAGGCCTTATGAGGATTATGAGCCTTGGCTTGGAGCAGACGATAGGAGAATGGAACACTATTTTGGTAAAAACTATGAATTTAAATCAAGTAGTACGATAAAAAATGCTTTTACAGAAGTAGCGCACATGAATAAATTTCATCCAATTATTGATTATTTAGAAGCTCAGCAGTGGGACGGAATTTCAAGATTAGAGTCTTTATTTATAGATTATCTAGGAGCTGAAGATTCTCTTTATATAAGAGAAGTTACTAGAAAAATGTTTGTAGCAGCTGTTAAAAGATTATATGAGCCTGGTTGTAAGTTTGACTATATGATGGTACTAGTTGGGCCACAAGGCTGCGGTAAAAGTACAATTATTCAAATGTTAGCAAGGAATTGGTTCAGTGATTCTCTAAAAACCTTTGATACTAAAGATGCTGGAGAGCATTTACAGTCAGCTTGGATTTTTGAATTTGGTGAATTAGCAGGAATGACAAAAACAGAAGTTGATGAGATTAAACAGTTTATTACAAAAAGATCTGATAAATATAGAGTTGCCTATGACCGGGTGGTTACAGATTTTCCTAGAAAATGCGTTTTCTTTGGAACTACAAACAACTGGAACTTCTTAAAGGACCCTACAGGGAATCGTAGGTTTTGGCCCGTAAATGTTGATCCTGCAAAAAGGACGAAAAGTATTTTTGAAGATTTAACAGAATACGATATTGGCCAGATGTGGGCGGAAACTTTAGAGGCATATAAAGCTGGAGAAAGCCTAATTTTATCCCCTGAGGTAGACAAGGAAGCAGCTAAAATACAAGGATTGCATATGGAAGATGATCCTAGGGTAGGATTGATACAAGAATGGCTAGAAACTCCAATAGAAGACGATATGGGCCAAAGTACAGGGCAATTAAGAACTAGAGTATGTGCATCTCAAGTATGGGCCGAGTGTCTTCACAATAAAACGAGTTCTATTAGACCTTGGGAAGCAAGAGAAATCAGTGATATTCTACGTAGAATTCCAGGATGGAAAGAACGTAAAACTAGAGCGAGAATACCTGGTTATGGAGCGCAAAATGTATTTGAAAGAGTGTAG
- a CDS encoding PDDEXK family nuclease produces the protein MRESRIEKELVNRVKAIGGLAWKFVSPGTSGVPDRIVILPDGQTIYVELKRPGAKPEPLQLKRHKELRNRGHKVFVIDSLEGVKSFIQEVMPK, from the coding sequence ATGCGAGAATCTAGAATTGAAAAAGAGTTAGTAAATAGAGTTAAAGCTATAGGTGGACTAGCATGGAAATTTGTTTCACCTGGTACGTCAGGAGTGCCGGATAGGATTGTGATACTTCCAGACGGACAAACGATATACGTAGAACTAAAACGACCAGGAGCTAAACCAGAACCATTACAGTTAAAACGTCATAAAGAACTAAGAAATAGAGGGCATAAAGTCTTTGTTATAGATAGCCTTGAAGGCGTAAAAAGTTTTATTCAGGAGGTGATGCCAAAATGA
- a CDS encoding SNF2-related protein, which yields MDLLLNDYFDASKVLVIAPLRVADDTWAREVEKWDHLKHLKISKVLGSATTRRKALKAEADIYVINRENVEWLVSEYGSEWPFDTVVIDELSSFKNHQSKRFRALRRVRPMMKRVIGLTGTPAPNGLIDLWPQIYLLDQGERLGKTITSYRDRYFVPGERDGYVVYKWKQKQESEQRIYEAISDIAVSMKAEDWLDLPERIDHTVHVKLNDKAKEQYKKLEKELLLPFQDADVVASTAAVLSNKLLQMASGAVYDEERGVKLIHDAKLDALEDIIEAANGKPVMVFYNFKHSLSRIQERFPKARILRKGKDGNEDIRTWNNDEIPILLLHPKSAGHGLNLQESSCQTVVWYDQIWSLEEDQQANARVHRQGQKHRIFIMRLVAEGTMDEEAVAALDRKASGQDALMVAVKARIEKLKKGA from the coding sequence ATAGACCTTTTACTTAACGATTATTTTGATGCTTCTAAGGTATTAGTAATTGCACCATTAAGAGTGGCAGATGATACTTGGGCCAGAGAAGTAGAGAAATGGGATCATCTTAAACATTTAAAGATTAGTAAGGTTTTGGGAAGTGCTACAACCAGAAGAAAAGCCTTAAAAGCTGAAGCTGATATATACGTGATAAATAGGGAAAATGTAGAATGGCTTGTCAGTGAATATGGCAGTGAGTGGCCCTTCGATACAGTAGTAATCGATGAACTTTCAAGTTTTAAAAATCATCAGTCAAAGCGATTTAGAGCACTTCGACGAGTTAGGCCAATGATGAAAAGAGTAATCGGACTTACAGGAACACCGGCACCAAATGGGCTTATAGACTTATGGCCACAAATATACCTGTTAGACCAGGGTGAAAGATTAGGCAAAACAATTACAAGCTATAGGGATCGATATTTTGTACCAGGAGAAAGAGACGGCTACGTAGTTTACAAGTGGAAACAGAAACAAGAATCAGAGCAGCGAATCTACGAAGCTATTTCAGATATAGCGGTATCTATGAAAGCTGAAGATTGGCTTGACCTTCCAGAGAGGATAGACCATACAGTGCATGTTAAATTAAATGATAAAGCAAAAGAGCAATATAAAAAACTTGAAAAAGAGTTGCTGCTTCCATTCCAGGACGCAGACGTAGTAGCTTCTACAGCAGCAGTACTATCTAATAAATTACTTCAAATGGCCAGTGGAGCTGTATATGACGAAGAGAGAGGCGTGAAGCTAATCCACGACGCAAAACTTGATGCGTTGGAAGATATTATAGAGGCTGCCAATGGAAAACCGGTAATGGTATTTTATAATTTCAAACATAGTTTATCACGGATTCAAGAACGTTTTCCGAAAGCTAGAATACTGAGAAAAGGCAAAGATGGGAACGAAGATATTAGGACTTGGAATAATGACGAGATCCCAATTCTACTACTTCATCCAAAATCAGCCGGCCATGGGCTAAATCTTCAAGAATCTAGCTGCCAGACAGTAGTATGGTACGATCAGATATGGAGCTTAGAAGAAGATCAACAAGCTAATGCAAGAGTACACAGACAAGGACAGAAACACCGTATATTTATTATGAGATTGGTAGCTGAAGGAACTATGGACGAAGAAGCAGTAGCAGCACTAGATCGAAAAGCATCAGGACAAGATGCATTAATGGTAGCAGTAAAAGCTAGAATAGAGAAACTTAAAAAGGGGGCATAA
- a CDS encoding NACHT domain-containing protein → MSENIANEIIKEVAVWGVPQMIDLIITTYVKPKLKKNTKDSNSILEEKLSEYLRRSYNKYLYMNTIVFKNQQKTIDDLYIPLTVSKRNIKPKVGYANILINKFPDNFIPLYTKVLLIDNAGMGKSTIIKYLYLEAIKQNKGIPILIELRRLGQDDVIIDFITNEISNIRKKFDNDDVYNLIEGGEFIFFFDGYDEIVEESKGKITDALREFISKAEKNMFIISSREESSLSCFGDFQRFDIKPLRKEEAYDLICKYDNNGELSKQLITKLENEENLKIINEFLTNPLMVSLLYKAFEYKSNVPYKKSIFYRQVYDALFEDHDRSKGGAYVHPKKSNLDIEDFYRILRILGFLTLKEGITYSKEKLIEILKRSKQYATGIEFKENDFIYDITYSVPLLLKEGTEYKWIHKSFQEYFAASYICIDAKENQSKYLSQMISNKKMDRYYNILDFCYDIDYKEFRKVIIYPTIKKFIEYYENSYTDEPYENYNAEDLDVRKNLNFIYENTYIIKIDKAVPSIDEQLKYTKEKFKEIFRGWKYVSDKNAAMLISNTGICVGYLKGYTNRILLKLLSSKQSPIIKKDIHTKSKRYSENIFNQLVEGEHLINENPANILNNHEIFGEVNRFLIEYLPQGDGTNLIFDYAECVKFKKEIEEEIKFEKENKLFL, encoded by the coding sequence ATGAGTGAAAATATAGCAAATGAAATTATTAAAGAAGTGGCTGTTTGGGGAGTACCTCAAATGATTGATTTGATTATAACTACTTATGTAAAACCTAAATTAAAAAAGAATACTAAAGATAGTAATTCGATTCTCGAGGAAAAGTTAAGTGAATATTTAAGAAGAAGCTATAATAAATATTTATATATGAATACTATAGTATTTAAAAATCAACAAAAAACAATAGATGATTTATATATTCCTTTAACTGTATCAAAACGTAATATAAAACCTAAAGTTGGTTATGCTAATATACTTATTAATAAATTTCCAGATAATTTCATTCCTTTATATACAAAGGTTCTATTAATTGATAATGCAGGTATGGGTAAATCGACAATAATAAAATATTTGTATTTAGAAGCGATAAAACAAAACAAAGGAATTCCTATACTTATAGAATTAAGAAGATTAGGTCAAGATGACGTTATTATTGATTTTATAACAAATGAAATAAGTAATATAAGGAAAAAGTTTGATAATGATGATGTATATAATTTAATAGAGGGCGGTGAGTTTATATTTTTCTTTGATGGATATGATGAAATAGTTGAGGAATCTAAAGGAAAAATAACGGATGCTTTACGAGAATTCATTTCAAAGGCTGAAAAGAATATGTTTATAATATCTTCAAGAGAGGAAAGTTCACTTAGCTGTTTTGGGGATTTTCAAAGATTCGATATAAAGCCATTGAGAAAGGAAGAAGCATATGATTTAATATGTAAATATGATAATAATGGCGAGTTATCAAAACAACTGATAACTAAACTTGAAAATGAGGAAAATCTTAAAATAATTAATGAATTCTTAACAAATCCATTAATGGTATCTTTACTATATAAAGCATTTGAATATAAGTCAAATGTTCCTTACAAAAAGAGTATTTTTTATAGACAAGTATATGACGCACTATTTGAAGATCATGATAGAAGTAAAGGGGGAGCATATGTTCATCCTAAAAAAAGTAATTTAGATATAGAGGATTTTTATAGAATACTTAGGATATTAGGGTTTTTAACTTTGAAAGAAGGTATAACCTATTCTAAAGAAAAGCTTATTGAAATATTAAAGAGATCAAAACAATATGCAACTGGAATTGAATTTAAAGAAAATGATTTTATTTATGATATCACCTATTCAGTACCTTTATTACTTAAAGAAGGCACTGAGTATAAATGGATTCATAAATCATTTCAAGAATACTTTGCTGCAAGTTACATCTGCATTGATGCTAAAGAAAATCAAAGTAAGTATTTATCTCAAATGATAAGTAATAAGAAAATGGATAGATATTATAATATATTAGATTTCTGCTATGATATTGATTATAAAGAGTTTAGGAAAGTTATAATTTATCCAACTATAAAAAAATTTATAGAGTATTATGAGAATTCATATACTGATGAACCGTATGAAAATTATAATGCAGAAGATTTAGATGTTAGAAAAAATTTGAATTTTATATATGAAAATACATATATAATAAAAATAGATAAAGCAGTACCTAGTATAGATGAGCAATTAAAATATACGAAGGAGAAATTCAAGGAAATTTTTAGAGGATGGAAGTATGTGTCGGATAAAAATGCAGCTATGTTGATTAGCAATACTGGAATTTGTGTTGGGTATCTTAAGGGATATACAAATAGAATTCTATTGAAGTTGTTAAGCAGTAAACAATCACCTATTATCAAAAAAGATATACATACAAAATCAAAACGATATTCAGAAAATATATTTAACCAGCTTGTTGAAGGAGAACATCTCATAAATGAAAATCCAGCCAATATACTAAATAATCATGAAATATTTGGCGAAGTTAATAGATTCCTAATTGAATATTTGCCTCAAGGAGATGGTACTAATTTAATATTTGATTATGCTGAATGCGTAAAATTTAAAAAAGAAATAGAAGAAGAAATTAAATTTGAAAAAGAAAATAAGTTATTTTTATAG
- a CDS encoding terminase small subunit — MKKREATRQQKLFVDEFLRLRKKNQGQAAINAGYSKKSADSQAYQLLQNPIVLEYLHERENEIKQELQEEFIFDAIEARKEMYKILKNPKARDIDKITIAKDFLDRAGFKPTDKLEHNGAIANEVNIVIDGDEFD; from the coding sequence ATGAAGAAAAGAGAAGCAACAAGACAACAAAAATTGTTTGTAGATGAGTTTTTAAGGTTGAGGAAAAAAAATCAAGGTCAAGCTGCAATCAATGCAGGATATAGTAAAAAATCAGCAGATAGTCAAGCTTACCAACTCCTACAAAATCCTATAGTTTTAGAATATTTACATGAACGAGAAAATGAGATAAAACAAGAGCTACAAGAGGAATTCATATTTGATGCTATAGAGGCTAGAAAAGAAATGTATAAGATATTAAAAAATCCAAAGGCAAGAGATATAGATAAAATAACTATAGCTAAAGATTTCTTAGATAGGGCAGGATTTAAGCCTACAGATAAATTAGAACATAATGGAGCTATAGCTAATGAGGTTAATATAGTAATAGATGGTGATGAGTTTGATTAA
- a CDS encoding PBSX family phage terminase large subunit, whose translation MINIQINSNVFNPIYLKHQLKNQNRYQIYYGGSSSGKSFSLAQRTVLDVLNGKRNYLIVRNVQNTIRRSCLNEITKAISSFKVADYFDINKTDLTITCKLNKKQILFAGLDDPEKIKSITPIDGVITDIWVEEATECDYKAIKQLDKRLRGRSKAKKRLTLSFNPILRDHWLYKEYFSIWEDNKKYVEKEDVSILKTTYKDNQFLTDDDIKALENETDPYYYEVYTLGNWGILGAVIFKNWKVKDFSDIESTFNNFRNGVDWGFGSDPFAFIRAHYDKSRKKLYLCDEIYATELENEDSANLVKEKVNNEIVICDSAEPKSIRDFKKYRVRSVAAKKGPGSIEYGIKFLQSLEIIIHPRCQNARNEFSKYKWKEDKMGNVLPIPIDKDNHIIDALRYAMEGEGKGGLKIMK comes from the coding sequence TTGATTAACATTCAAATTAACTCAAATGTATTTAATCCTATCTATCTCAAACACCAATTAAAGAACCAAAACAGATATCAGATTTACTACGGAGGATCATCCAGTGGTAAATCTTTTTCTTTGGCTCAAAGGACTGTTTTAGATGTGCTTAATGGTAAAAGAAACTATCTTATAGTTAGAAATGTTCAAAACACCATTAGAAGGTCATGTCTAAATGAGATTACAAAGGCTATTAGTAGTTTTAAAGTAGCAGACTACTTCGATATAAACAAAACAGATTTAACTATTACTTGTAAATTAAATAAGAAACAAATTCTATTTGCGGGATTAGATGATCCAGAGAAGATTAAATCTATTACACCTATAGATGGAGTTATAACAGATATATGGGTGGAGGAAGCTACAGAGTGTGACTATAAGGCAATAAAGCAGCTAGATAAGAGACTTAGAGGAAGGTCTAAAGCTAAGAAAAGGTTGACGTTAAGCTTTAACCCGATACTTAGAGATCATTGGCTTTATAAAGAATATTTCTCTATATGGGAAGATAATAAGAAGTATGTAGAAAAAGAAGATGTTAGCATATTAAAGACTACATACAAAGATAATCAATTCCTAACTGATGATGATATAAAAGCATTAGAGAATGAAACGGATCCATATTACTATGAAGTTTATACTTTAGGTAACTGGGGAATCCTTGGGGCTGTTATCTTTAAGAATTGGAAGGTTAAGGATTTTAGTGATATAGAAAGTACCTTTAATAACTTTAGAAACGGAGTTGACTGGGGATTTGGTAGCGACCCGTTTGCTTTTATAAGGGCACATTATGATAAGTCTAGGAAGAAGCTTTATTTATGTGATGAAATATATGCTACTGAATTAGAGAATGAGGATAGTGCTAATTTAGTAAAGGAAAAAGTTAATAACGAGATAGTTATATGCGATAGTGCTGAACCTAAATCTATTAGAGATTTTAAGAAATATAGAGTTAGGTCAGTAGCAGCTAAGAAGGGTCCAGGTTCTATTGAGTATGGTATTAAATTCTTACAAAGTTTAGAAATAATAATACATCCAAGATGCCAAAATGCTAGGAATGAGTTTAGTAAATATAAGTGGAAAGAAGATAAGATGGGTAATGTACTACCTATTCCAATTGATAAAGATAACCACATTATAGATGCTCTTAGATATGCAATGGAGGGCGAAGGTAAAGGCGGACTAAAGATAATGAAATAG